The nucleotide sequence ATTTCCCACGGCTGGACTCAATTGTGCACTCCACAGCCGAGAAAACAGCCCCGATGAGGGCAAAATTCTTGGCATAGCCGTGAGTTGTTGTGCGCATCTCCCGGAAGATTTCACGGGCTGTTTGCTGCTTTTCAGGAACACCTGGTGTAGCGATATTGGGGTTGACGGAGGAACTGAAGAGACCAATGGCAGCACCCAGACCATATCCTGTAAAAGATAATTCTTTAATATTTCGCTTCCGGTAAATATTTCCCGGGAAAATTTACCCATTACACAAGCCATCACAGATTTAAATGTACAGCTGTCCATAGCATTTTGGACCATTTTTTCCTCATTCGTCATGATTTTCACTGGGCCTAGGTTCTTGGGAATGACCACGTTCTCTCGATATCTGGAAAATACAGCTAAATTGAGAAGATATCCGGAGGATGAATGTGTTCAAGAGTTCCTAACCTCTGCATGTTTCCGATGAAATGCTTGGCCATTGAGTCCAAATCGTCATTGTCGAAGAAGACATTCTTCGAACCACCTTCCTTGGGCTTCACTGCAGCAGGATTCGGCAGCATTTTTCCaagattttatacaaattttacaagaaattgCACGGAAAACACTTCCCTGCAGGGTTGTTTACTTGACACACCGCCATGCGTCGATGACGTCACAACAGAGGTGAACTTAGGGGAATTTAAAGGGATGATCGCCTCGGGCGTACTAAACATTTAttcatataa is from Phlebotomus papatasi isolate M1 chromosome 1, Ppap_2.1, whole genome shotgun sequence and encodes:
- the LOC129799198 gene encoding mitochondrial import inner membrane translocase subunit Tim22, yielding MLPNPAAVKPKEGGSKNVFFDNDDLDSMAKHFIGNMQRYRENVVIPKNLGPVKIMTNEEKMVQNAMDSCTFKSVMACVMGYGLGAAIGLFSSSVNPNIATPGVPEKQQTAREIFREMRTTTHGYAKNFALIGAVFSAVECTIESSRGKSDWRNGTYAGAITGGLIGVRAGLKAGIVGAAGFAAFSTAIDYYMRHR